In a single window of the Streptomyces sp. HUAS ZL42 genome:
- a CDS encoding lysine N(6)-hydroxylase/L-ornithine N(5)-oxygenase family protein, with translation MTSRTSPDPDTPRDLVGIGIGPSNLSLAALAHPLPEIDAVFYEQRPGFDWHPGLLIDGTTIQVPFLADLVTLADPASTWSFLNYLKTRDRLFPFYFAERFHIQRAEYDAYCRWVAESLPALHFRHQVDAVRWNPERDTFEVDFTRLDPQGEAEALGRTHTRNIALGIGTEPYVPDPLRPLVDAPGAPVVHAADYLTHRDTFLAADHVTVVGSGQSGAEVFLDLLRHRPPGRERLHWIGRTPAFAPMEYSKLGLEQFTPDYTRYFHALTEEVRDRLVASQWQLHKGIDTATIAAIHDELYRRTLHGGWPDVVLTPGVRVRTAGRLATTKVELHLEHLQQNTRSRLTTDAVVLATGHRERPLDRILAGLDPYLRRDNHDRPRVDEHFRLVLDPCVTGTVHVQNAGLHTHGVGSPDLGLAAWRSATILNTLTGKETYPLPHRTAFTTFGLQQRQPQIPPARRPKTLTPLRDGI, from the coding sequence ATGACCTCCCGGACCAGCCCCGACCCCGACACCCCCCGCGACCTCGTCGGCATCGGCATCGGCCCCAGCAACCTCTCCCTCGCCGCCCTCGCCCACCCCCTCCCCGAAATCGACGCCGTCTTCTACGAACAACGCCCCGGCTTCGACTGGCACCCCGGCCTGCTCATCGACGGCACCACCATCCAAGTCCCCTTCCTCGCCGACCTGGTGACCCTCGCCGACCCCGCCAGCACCTGGTCGTTCCTCAACTACCTCAAGACCCGCGACCGGCTCTTCCCGTTCTACTTCGCCGAACGCTTCCACATCCAGCGCGCAGAGTACGACGCCTACTGCCGCTGGGTCGCCGAAAGCCTGCCCGCACTGCACTTCCGCCACCAGGTCGACGCCGTCCGCTGGAACCCCGAACGCGACACCTTCGAAGTCGACTTCACCCGACTCGACCCCCAAGGCGAAGCCGAAGCCCTCGGACGCACCCACACCCGGAACATCGCCCTCGGCATCGGCACCGAACCATACGTCCCCGACCCCCTACGACCACTCGTCGACGCCCCGGGCGCCCCCGTCGTCCACGCCGCCGACTACCTCACCCACCGCGACACGTTCCTCGCCGCCGACCACGTCACCGTCGTCGGCTCAGGACAGTCCGGCGCCGAAGTCTTCCTCGACCTGCTCCGACACCGCCCCCCAGGCCGCGAAAGACTCCACTGGATCGGCCGCACACCGGCCTTCGCACCCATGGAGTACTCCAAGCTCGGCCTCGAACAGTTCACCCCCGACTACACCCGCTACTTCCACGCCCTCACCGAAGAAGTCCGCGACCGACTCGTCGCCTCCCAATGGCAGCTCCACAAAGGCATCGACACCGCCACCATCGCCGCCATCCACGACGAGCTCTACCGCCGCACCCTCCACGGCGGCTGGCCCGACGTCGTCCTCACCCCCGGCGTCCGCGTCCGCACCGCCGGACGCCTCGCCACCACCAAGGTCGAACTCCACCTGGAACACCTCCAGCAGAACACCCGCTCCCGCCTCACCACCGACGCCGTCGTCCTCGCCACCGGCCACCGCGAACGCCCCCTCGACCGCATCCTCGCCGGACTCGACCCCTACCTGCGCCGCGACAACCACGACCGACCCCGAGTCGACGAACACTTCCGCCTCGTCCTCGACCCCTGCGTCACCGGCACCGTCCACGTCCAGAACGCCGGACTCCACACCCACGGCGTCGGCAGCCCCGACCTCGGCCTCGCCGCCTGGCGCAGCGCCACCATCCTCAACACCCTCACCGGCAAGGAGACCTACCCCCTCCCGCACCGCACCGCCTTCACCACCTTCGGCCTGCAACAACGACAGCCCCAGATCCCACCCGCACGCCGGCCGAAAACACTGACGCCACTGCGGGACGGAATCTGA
- a CDS encoding bifunctional UDP-sugar hydrolase/5'-nucleotidase yields MPLNRRKFLKKSAVTGAGVAIAGAAAAPAAQAAETTDATTAKKPATRYSLTVLGTTDLHGHVFNWDYFKDAEYTDKAGNAQGLARISTLVNRIRAEKGRCNTLLLDAGDTIQGTPLTYYYAKVDPITAKGGPVHPMAQAMNAIGYDAAALGNHEFNYGIETLRKFEEQCHFPLLGANAVDAKTLKPAFPPYFIKKFRVPGAPAVKVAVLGLTNPGIAIWDKAYVQGKLAFPGLEEQAAKWVPKLKALGADVVVVSAHSGSSGTSSYGDQLPYVENAAANVAKQVPDIDAILVGHAHVEIPELKVTNDKTGRTVVLSEPLAYAERLSVFDIELVFDKGRWTVESVSSKVLNSNTVADDPKITKLLTDEHAKVVEYVNQVVGSATETLTTVEARYKDAPIIDLITKVQEDVVKAALASTEYASLPVIAQASPFSRTSEIPAGDVTIRDLSSLYVYDNTLVAKLLTGAQIRAYLEYSAQYFVQTAADVVIDPEKLTNANGRPDYNYDYVSGLSYEIDIAQAAGSRIKNLTYNGAALDDAQQFVFAVNNYRANGGGAFPHVASAKELWSESTEIRTRIAEWVTAKGVLDPKDFASVDWKLTRNGTPVF; encoded by the coding sequence ATGCCGTTGAACCGCCGGAAGTTCCTGAAGAAGTCCGCAGTGACGGGTGCGGGGGTGGCGATCGCGGGCGCGGCGGCGGCTCCGGCGGCGCAGGCCGCGGAGACCACGGATGCCACCACGGCGAAGAAGCCGGCCACGCGGTACTCCCTCACCGTGCTGGGCACGACCGACCTGCACGGGCATGTCTTCAACTGGGACTACTTCAAGGATGCGGAGTACACCGACAAGGCGGGCAACGCGCAGGGTCTGGCGCGTATCTCGACCCTGGTGAACCGGATTCGCGCGGAGAAGGGCCGCTGCAACACGCTGCTGCTGGACGCCGGCGACACGATTCAGGGCACGCCGCTGACGTACTACTACGCGAAGGTCGACCCGATCACCGCCAAGGGTGGTCCGGTGCACCCGATGGCGCAGGCGATGAACGCGATCGGCTACGACGCGGCGGCGCTGGGCAACCACGAGTTCAACTACGGCATCGAGACGCTGCGCAAGTTCGAGGAGCAGTGCCACTTCCCGCTGCTGGGTGCGAACGCGGTGGACGCGAAGACGCTGAAGCCGGCCTTTCCTCCCTACTTCATCAAGAAGTTCCGCGTGCCGGGCGCTCCGGCGGTGAAGGTGGCGGTGCTGGGTCTGACGAACCCGGGTATCGCGATCTGGGACAAGGCGTATGTCCAGGGCAAGCTGGCGTTCCCGGGTCTGGAGGAGCAGGCGGCGAAGTGGGTGCCGAAGCTGAAGGCGCTGGGCGCGGACGTGGTGGTCGTGTCGGCGCACTCCGGCTCGTCGGGTACGTCGTCGTACGGTGACCAGCTGCCGTATGTGGAGAACGCGGCCGCCAATGTGGCGAAGCAGGTGCCGGACATCGACGCGATCCTCGTGGGGCACGCGCATGTGGAGATCCCGGAGCTGAAGGTCACGAACGACAAGACGGGCAGGACGGTCGTGCTGTCGGAGCCGCTGGCGTACGCGGAGCGGCTGTCGGTGTTCGACATCGAGCTGGTCTTCGACAAGGGCCGGTGGACGGTCGAGTCCGTCTCGTCGAAGGTGCTCAACTCCAACACGGTGGCCGACGACCCGAAGATCACGAAGCTGCTGACCGACGAGCACGCGAAGGTCGTGGAGTACGTCAACCAGGTGGTCGGCAGCGCGACGGAGACGCTGACGACGGTCGAGGCGCGTTACAAGGACGCCCCGATCATCGACCTGATCACCAAGGTGCAGGAGGACGTCGTCAAGGCGGCGCTGGCGAGCACGGAGTACGCGTCGCTGCCGGTGATCGCGCAGGCGTCGCCGTTCTCGCGGACTTCGGAGATCCCTGCGGGCGACGTGACGATCCGGGATCTGTCGAGCCTGTACGTGTACGACAACACGCTGGTCGCGAAGCTGCTGACGGGTGCGCAGATCCGGGCGTACCTGGAGTACTCGGCGCAGTACTTCGTGCAGACGGCGGCCGATGTCGTGATCGACCCGGAGAAGCTGACGAACGCGAACGGTCGCCCGGACTACAACTACGACTATGTGTCGGGTCTGTCGTACGAGATCGACATCGCGCAGGCCGCGGGTTCGCGGATCAAGAACCTCACCTACAACGGTGCCGCGCTGGACGACGCGCAGCAGTTCGTGTTCGCGGTGAACAACTACCGTGCGAACGGTGGCGGTGCGTTCCCGCACGTGGCGTCGGCCAAGGAGCTGTGGTCGGAGTCGACGGAGATCCGGACTCGGATCGCGGAGTGGGTGACCGCGAAGGGTGTTCTGGACCCGAAGGACTTCGCGTCGGTGGACTGGAAGCTGACGCGGAACGGCACGCCGGTGTTCTAG
- a CDS encoding SIMPL domain-containing protein, whose product MTSPSSEPPAVPYGTPDAPRIAVRGEAHLEVDPEIARIGITVAARGRDRRTALEDLTRRNATVLDLVKSYGEAVERLETGAFSVTPELTKHGRGERIRTYHGSVHITAELTDFTALGELTTRLADLELTRVDGPWWALRPDSPAHREARQQAVREAVQRAREYAEALGTTLAALVELADIGAEAPQPYQQAPGRMRSVAFTAAAEDTAAPPLDLEPQRQHVDAAVNARFTMAPPRL is encoded by the coding sequence ATGACGTCTCCCTCGAGCGAGCCACCCGCCGTCCCCTACGGCACCCCCGACGCCCCCCGCATCGCCGTCCGCGGCGAAGCCCACCTCGAAGTCGACCCCGAAATCGCCCGCATCGGCATCACCGTCGCCGCCCGCGGCCGCGACCGCCGCACCGCCCTCGAGGACCTCACCCGCCGCAACGCAACAGTCCTCGACCTGGTCAAGTCCTACGGCGAGGCCGTCGAACGCCTGGAAACCGGCGCGTTCTCCGTCACCCCGGAACTGACAAAACACGGCCGCGGCGAACGCATCCGCACCTACCACGGCAGCGTCCACATCACCGCCGAACTCACCGACTTCACCGCCCTCGGCGAACTCACCACCCGACTGGCCGACTTGGAGCTCACCCGGGTCGACGGCCCCTGGTGGGCCCTGCGCCCCGACTCACCCGCCCACCGCGAAGCACGACAGCAGGCGGTCCGCGAGGCGGTCCAGCGCGCACGGGAGTACGCCGAGGCCCTCGGGACGACCCTGGCCGCCCTCGTCGAACTCGCCGACATCGGCGCGGAAGCCCCCCAGCCCTACCAGCAGGCACCGGGACGGATGAGGTCCGTGGCCTTCACGGCGGCGGCCGAGGACACGGCGGCACCGCCACTCGACCTGGAACCCCAGAGGCAACACGTAGACGCTGCGGTGAACGCCCGATTCACGATGGCACCGCCACGGCTGTGA
- the pyk gene encoding pyruvate kinase, with amino-acid sequence MRRAKIVCTLGPATDTYDQIKALVDAGMDVARFNLSHGSHAEHEERYHRVRKAADETGRSVGLLADLQGPKIRLGHFTEGPVLLERGDTFTITVEEGAEGDRHQCGTTYAGLAGDVTPGERILVDDGKVCLEVTAVDGPRVHTKVVEGGIVSDHKGLNLPGVAVSVPALSKKDEADLRWALRTGFDVIALSFVRSGRDIIDVHKIMDEEGRRLPVIAKVEKPQAVDAIDDIVAAFDGIMVARGDLGVEMPLEQVPIVQKRAIKLAKRNAKPVIVATQMLDSMIDNSRPTRAEASDVANAVIDGTDAVMLSGETSVGKHAIETVKTMAKIVEAAEEDILDKGLPPLTESNKPRTQGGSVARAAAEMGDFLGAKFLVAFTQSGDTARRMSRYRSPIPLLAFTPDPATRSQLSLTWGAETFLGPHVGSTDAMVDQVDELLLKYGRCEKGDVVVITAGSPPGVSGSTNMVRVHHIGEDDSPK; translated from the coding sequence ATGCGCCGAGCAAAGATCGTCTGCACTCTGGGGCCCGCCACCGACACGTACGACCAGATCAAAGCCCTGGTCGACGCCGGAATGGACGTCGCCCGTTTCAACCTCAGTCACGGCAGCCATGCCGAACACGAGGAGCGCTACCACCGCGTACGCAAGGCCGCCGACGAGACCGGCCGCAGCGTCGGCCTCCTCGCCGACCTTCAAGGCCCGAAGATCCGCCTCGGCCACTTCACCGAAGGCCCCGTACTCCTTGAACGCGGAGACACCTTCACCATCACCGTGGAAGAAGGCGCCGAAGGCGACCGCCACCAGTGCGGCACCACCTACGCCGGCCTCGCCGGCGACGTCACCCCCGGTGAACGCATCCTCGTCGACGACGGCAAGGTCTGCCTCGAAGTCACCGCCGTCGACGGCCCCCGCGTCCACACCAAGGTCGTCGAAGGCGGCATCGTCTCCGACCACAAAGGCCTGAACCTGCCCGGCGTCGCGGTTTCCGTCCCCGCACTCTCGAAGAAGGACGAGGCCGACCTGCGCTGGGCCCTGCGCACGGGCTTCGACGTCATCGCCCTGTCGTTCGTTCGCAGCGGCCGCGACATCATCGATGTACACAAGATCATGGACGAGGAAGGGCGCAGGCTGCCCGTCATCGCCAAGGTCGAAAAGCCCCAGGCGGTCGACGCGATCGACGACATCGTCGCCGCCTTCGACGGCATCATGGTCGCGCGCGGCGACCTCGGCGTGGAGATGCCGCTGGAACAGGTCCCGATCGTCCAGAAGCGAGCGATCAAGCTCGCCAAGCGCAACGCGAAACCGGTGATCGTCGCAACGCAGATGCTCGACTCGATGATCGACAACTCGCGACCGACCCGAGCGGAAGCCAGCGATGTCGCCAACGCGGTCATCGACGGCACGGACGCGGTGATGCTGTCCGGCGAGACGAGCGTGGGCAAGCACGCCATCGAGACGGTGAAGACGATGGCGAAGATCGTGGAGGCGGCGGAGGAGGACATCCTCGACAAGGGCCTGCCTCCACTGACCGAAAGCAACAAGCCCCGCACCCAGGGCGGCTCGGTTGCCCGTGCGGCGGCCGAGATGGGCGACTTCCTCGGCGCGAAGTTCCTCGTCGCCTTCACCCAGTCGGGCGACACGGCCCGCCGCATGTCCCGCTACCGCTCCCCGATCCCGCTCCTCGCCTTCACCCCGGACCCGGCGACGCGGTCCCAGCTGAGCCTGACGTGGGGTGCGGAGACGTTCCTCGGTCCGCACGTGGGCTCGACGGACGCGATGGTCGACCAGGTGGACGAACTGCTGCTGAAGTACGGCCGCTGCGAGAAGGGCGACGTGGTGGTCATCACGGCGGGGTCGCCTCCCGGGGTGTCGGGGTCCACGAACATGGTGCGGGTGCACCACATCGGCGAGGACGACAGCCCGAAGTAG
- a CDS encoding helix-turn-helix domain-containing protein produces MIFHGTEVRQKALTLLRSGASNADVARRFSVPPGTVAYWKHLDRAKRGECPGKRDPKCPRCDGRDLDAEAYSYLLGLYLGDGHISHYSAHRVPNLMIACTETWPGLMDDCEQSMRAVFPENSVCRVRKVGCRNVKVYSKHLHCLFPQHGPGKKHERSITLEPWQQEIVDAHPWEFIRGLVHSDGCRITNWTTRLVAGERKRYEYPRYFFSNKSDDIRKLFTNALDLVGVEWTTLARGSDPFNISIARKASVALMDTHVGPKH; encoded by the coding sequence ATGATCTTCCACGGAACTGAGGTTCGACAGAAGGCGCTCACGCTGCTGCGCAGCGGTGCCAGCAACGCAGACGTGGCTCGCAGATTCAGCGTCCCACCGGGCACCGTCGCCTACTGGAAGCACCTGGACCGTGCGAAACGTGGCGAGTGCCCAGGGAAACGCGATCCGAAGTGCCCACGGTGTGACGGCCGAGATCTCGATGCAGAGGCGTACAGCTACTTACTCGGCCTCTATCTCGGGGATGGTCATATCAGCCACTACTCGGCGCACCGAGTGCCCAACCTCATGATCGCCTGCACCGAGACATGGCCCGGCCTCATGGACGACTGTGAGCAGTCCATGCGCGCGGTTTTCCCGGAGAACTCGGTCTGCCGCGTTCGAAAGGTCGGCTGCCGCAACGTGAAGGTGTACTCGAAGCACCTGCATTGCCTGTTTCCCCAGCACGGGCCCGGCAAGAAGCACGAGCGCTCGATCACCCTCGAACCCTGGCAACAGGAAATCGTCGACGCGCACCCTTGGGAGTTCATCCGCGGCCTCGTCCACTCCGACGGCTGCCGCATCACCAACTGGACCACTCGCCTCGTTGCCGGTGAGCGCAAGCGTTATGAGTACCCGCGCTACTTCTTCTCCAACAAGTCGGACGACATCCGGAAGCTCTTCACGAACGCCCTCGACCTGGTCGGCGTCGAGTGGACCACCCTTGCCCGCGGCAGCGACCCGTTCAACATCTCGATCGCCCGCAAAGCCTCCGTAGCCCTGATGGACACCCACGTAGGCCCCAAGCACTGA
- a CDS encoding ANTAR domain-containing response regulator yields MTAPESPQPVDAPDDDKSHVPPLTTRVVIAEDEALIRLDLKEMLEEEGYTVVGEAGDGEQAVELAREHQPDLVILDVKMPKLDGISAAEKIAEERIAPVLMLTAFSQRDLVERARDAGAMAYLVKPFSKSDVVPAIEMAVSRFTELKELEKEIADLTQRLETRKLVDRAKSILQTEYGLTEPAAFRWIQKTSMDRRMSMQQVAEAVIQDAEEKKASKG; encoded by the coding sequence GTGACCGCCCCCGAGTCGCCCCAGCCCGTAGACGCGCCCGACGACGACAAGTCGCACGTGCCTCCGCTGACGACCCGTGTCGTCATCGCCGAGGACGAGGCCCTGATCCGGCTCGACCTCAAAGAGATGCTGGAGGAAGAGGGCTACACCGTCGTAGGCGAGGCCGGTGACGGCGAGCAGGCCGTCGAGCTCGCCCGCGAGCACCAGCCGGACCTGGTGATCCTCGACGTGAAGATGCCGAAGCTCGATGGCATCTCCGCCGCCGAGAAGATCGCCGAAGAGCGCATCGCGCCCGTGCTGATGCTCACCGCGTTCTCGCAGCGCGACCTGGTCGAGCGGGCGCGGGACGCCGGTGCCATGGCGTATCTGGTGAAGCCTTTCAGCAAGAGTGACGTCGTTCCGGCGATCGAGATGGCCGTCTCACGGTTCACGGAACTGAAGGAGCTCGAGAAGGAGATCGCCGACCTCACGCAGAGGCTCGAGACCCGCAAGCTCGTCGACCGGGCGAAGTCGATCCTCCAGACGGAGTACGGGCTGACCGAGCCGGCCGCGTTCCGGTGGATCCAGAAGACGTCGATGGACCGCCGGATGTCGATGCAGCAGGTCGCCGAGGCCGTGATCCAGGACGCCGAGGAGAAGAAGGCGTCCAAGGGCTGA
- a CDS encoding ABC transporter ATP-binding protein: MTALLEVEDLRVAYGKIEAVKGISFKVEAGEVVTLIGTNGAGKTTTLRTLSGLLKPVGGQIKFNGKSLKKYPAHQVVSLGLAHSPEGRHIFPRMTIEDNLRLGAFLRSDKAGIEKDIQRAYELFPILGERRKQAAGTLSGGEQQMLAMGRALMSQPKLLMLDEPSMGLSPIMMQKIMATIAELKSTGTTILLVEQNAQAALSLADHGHVMEVGSIVLSGTGRDLLHDESVRKAYLGED, from the coding sequence ATGACCGCACTGCTCGAAGTCGAGGACCTCCGGGTCGCCTACGGCAAGATCGAGGCCGTCAAGGGCATCTCCTTCAAGGTCGAGGCCGGCGAGGTCGTCACCCTCATCGGCACCAACGGCGCCGGCAAGACCACCACCCTGCGCACCCTGTCCGGCCTCCTCAAGCCCGTCGGCGGCCAGATCAAGTTCAACGGCAAATCACTGAAGAAGTACCCCGCCCACCAGGTCGTCTCGCTGGGACTCGCCCACTCCCCCGAAGGGCGCCACATCTTCCCCCGCATGACGATCGAGGACAACCTCCGCCTCGGAGCCTTCCTCCGCAGCGACAAGGCAGGCATCGAGAAGGACATCCAGCGCGCCTACGAGCTCTTCCCCATCCTGGGCGAGCGCAGGAAGCAGGCCGCGGGAACCCTCTCCGGCGGTGAGCAGCAGATGCTGGCCATGGGCCGGGCCCTGATGTCCCAGCCCAAGCTGCTGATGCTCGACGAGCCGTCCATGGGCCTCTCGCCGATCATGATGCAGAAGATCATGGCCACCATCGCCGAGCTCAAGTCCACGGGCACCACCATCCTGCTCGTCGAGCAGAACGCCCAGGCGGCACTGTCGCTGGCCGACCACGGCCACGTGATGGAGGTCGGCAGCATCGTCCTCTCCGGCACGGGGCGGGACCTGCTGCACGACGAGTCGGTACGCAAGGCGTACCTCGGCGAGGACTGA
- a CDS encoding ABC transporter ATP-binding protein — MTTDTTTKDATPGATAPGETVLDARGVTMRFGGLTAVRNVNLTVNSGEIVGLIGPNGAGKTTFFNCLTGLYIPTEGEVRYKGNVLPPKSFKVTAAGIARTFQNIRLFANMTVLENVLVGRHTRTKEGLWSALLRGPGFHKAEAASRERAMELLEFVGLANKAEHLARNLPYGEQRKLEIARALASEPGLLLLDEPTAGMNPQETRTTEELVFAIRDKGIAVLVIEHDMRFIFNLCDRVAVLVQGEKLVEGDSATVQGDERVVAAYLGEPFEDAPGNEEIAEVEAAEAQAENNAAPGKENDR; from the coding sequence ATGACAACCGACACCACCACCAAGGACGCCACCCCCGGCGCCACCGCCCCCGGCGAGACCGTGCTCGACGCACGCGGCGTCACCATGCGCTTCGGCGGCCTCACCGCCGTACGCAACGTCAACCTCACGGTCAACAGCGGCGAAATCGTCGGCCTCATCGGCCCCAACGGCGCCGGCAAGACCACCTTCTTCAACTGCCTCACCGGCCTGTACATCCCCACCGAAGGCGAAGTCCGCTACAAGGGCAACGTCCTGCCGCCCAAGTCCTTCAAGGTCACCGCCGCCGGCATCGCCCGCACCTTCCAGAACATCCGCCTGTTCGCCAACATGACGGTCCTGGAAAACGTGCTCGTCGGCCGCCACACCAGGACCAAGGAAGGCCTCTGGTCCGCCCTCCTGCGCGGCCCCGGCTTCCACAAGGCCGAAGCCGCCTCCCGCGAACGCGCCATGGAACTCCTCGAGTTCGTCGGCCTCGCAAACAAGGCAGAACACCTCGCCCGCAACCTCCCCTACGGCGAACAGCGCAAGCTCGAAATCGCGCGAGCACTGGCCAGCGAGCCCGGCCTGCTGCTCCTCGACGAGCCCACGGCCGGCATGAACCCGCAGGAGACGCGGACCACCGAAGAACTCGTCTTCGCCATCCGCGACAAGGGCATCGCCGTACTCGTCATCGAGCACGACATGCGCTTCATCTTCAACCTGTGCGACCGCGTAGCCGTCCTCGTCCAGGGCGAGAAGCTCGTCGAAGGCGACAGCGCAACCGTCCAGGGCGACGAACGCGTCGTCGCCGCATACCTCGGCGAACCCTTCGAAGACGCCCCCGGCAACGAGGAGATCGCCGAGGTCGAAGCCGCCGAGGCACAGGCCGAGAACAACGCCGCGCCCGGCAAGGAGAACGACCGATGA
- a CDS encoding branched-chain amino acid ABC transporter permease, with the protein MTTQTTAPEAPTPAAASAGLIGGISPTIGRALATGGGALATISTFTAWTWTSSFPGDLTVYGYPGGLQVLVLIGGILTTLLGLSSYGVKGLRWLTPAGADGALKLAALGTFATAWYTIIAISAKLGGLVNLEPGGWILGIATLVAIVGAAALPFEHPTPEPIDPDDTGWEHFRHNQRHKRAVLKAAFASGTPAPARALPAYAEILVIVAALAVGLTVFTYGIGTEYDELFIGFLITAGFGFAAVAKAGLVARVSAITAKHRTVTMIGAFAAAAAFPFTQSDDQYATIGVYILIFATVALGLNIVVGLAGLLDLGYVAFLGVGAYTAALVSGSPSSPLHVQWPFWASALLGAAVAMVFGVLIGAPTLRLRGDYLAIVTLGFGEIFRITVLNMDGTSGPDVTNGSNGISSIPNLDILGFDFGQEHDIAGFTIARFANYLLLMLLITLIVVIVFRRSSDSRIGRAWVAIREDETAALAMGINGFRVKLIAFALGACLAGLAGSVQAHVTYTVTPEQYQFAHVVPPNSAFLLAAVVLGGMGTISGPLVGASLLYLIPAKLQFLGDYQLFAFGLALILLMRFRPEGLIPNRRRQLEFHEEAEAPAVLSKAGV; encoded by the coding sequence ATGACCACACAGACCACCGCTCCCGAAGCCCCCACCCCGGCCGCGGCCTCGGCCGGCCTCATCGGCGGCATCTCCCCCACCATCGGCCGCGCCCTCGCCACCGGCGGCGGCGCCCTCGCCACCATCTCCACCTTCACGGCCTGGACCTGGACCTCCTCGTTCCCCGGCGACCTCACCGTCTACGGCTACCCGGGCGGCCTGCAGGTCCTCGTCCTCATCGGCGGCATCCTCACCACGCTCCTCGGCCTCTCCTCCTACGGAGTCAAGGGCCTGCGCTGGCTCACCCCCGCAGGCGCCGACGGCGCCCTCAAGCTCGCCGCACTCGGCACCTTCGCCACCGCCTGGTACACGATCATCGCGATCAGCGCCAAGCTCGGCGGCCTCGTCAACCTCGAACCCGGCGGCTGGATCCTCGGCATCGCCACCCTCGTCGCCATCGTCGGCGCCGCAGCCCTGCCGTTCGAACACCCCACGCCCGAACCGATCGACCCCGACGACACCGGCTGGGAACACTTCCGCCACAACCAGCGCCACAAGCGCGCCGTCCTCAAGGCCGCCTTCGCCTCCGGCACCCCGGCCCCCGCCCGCGCGCTGCCCGCGTACGCCGAGATCCTCGTCATCGTCGCCGCACTCGCCGTCGGCCTGACCGTCTTCACCTACGGCATCGGCACCGAGTACGACGAACTCTTCATCGGCTTCCTCATCACCGCCGGCTTCGGCTTCGCCGCCGTCGCGAAGGCCGGGCTCGTGGCCCGGGTCTCCGCCATCACCGCCAAGCACCGCACGGTCACGATGATCGGCGCCTTCGCCGCAGCCGCCGCATTCCCCTTCACCCAGTCCGACGACCAGTACGCGACGATCGGCGTCTACATCCTGATCTTCGCCACCGTCGCCCTCGGCCTCAACATCGTCGTCGGCCTCGCCGGCCTCCTCGACCTCGGATACGTCGCCTTCCTCGGCGTCGGCGCCTACACCGCGGCCCTGGTCTCCGGCTCCCCCTCCTCCCCCCTCCACGTCCAGTGGCCGTTCTGGGCCTCCGCCCTCCTCGGCGCAGCCGTCGCCATGGTCTTCGGCGTCCTCATCGGCGCCCCCACCCTGCGACTGCGCGGCGACTACCTCGCCATCGTGACCCTCGGCTTCGGTGAGATCTTCCGCATCACCGTCCTCAACATGGACGGCACCTCCGGACCCGACGTCACCAACGGCTCCAACGGCATCTCCTCCATCCCGAACCTCGACATCCTCGGATTCGACTTCGGCCAAGAACACGACATCGCCGGGTTCACCATCGCCCGATTCGCCAACTACCTCCTGCTGATGCTCCTCATCACGCTGATCGTCGTCATCGTCTTCCGACGCAGCAGCGACTCCCGCATCGGCCGCGCCTGGGTCGCCATCCGCGAGGACGAGACCGCAGCACTCGCCATGGGCATCAACGGCTTCCGCGTCAAGCTCATCGCCTTCGCCCTCGGCGCCTGCCTCGCCGGCCTCGCCGGCTCCGTCCAGGCCCACGTCACCTACACCGTGACACCCGAGCAGTACCAGTTCGCCCACGTCGTCCCGCCCAACTCCGCCTTCCTGCTCGCCGCAGTCGTCCTCGGCGGCATGGGCACCATCAGCGGACCGCTCGTCGGCGCCTCCCTGCTCTACCTCATCCCGGCCAAGCTCCAGTTCCTCGGCGACTACCAGCTCTTCGCCTTCGGTCTCGCGCTCATCCTGCTGATGCGCTTCCGTCCGGAGGGCCTCATCCCGAACCGGCGCCGCCAGCTCGAATTCCACGAAGAGGCCGAAGCGCCCGCAGTCCTCAGCAAGGCAGGGGTCTGA